One genomic region from Populus nigra chromosome 8, ddPopNigr1.1, whole genome shotgun sequence encodes:
- the LOC133701549 gene encoding N-terminal acetyltransferase A complex auxiliary subunit NAA15-like produces the protein MGASLPPKEANLFKLIVKSYESKQYKKGLKAADTILKKFPDHGETLSMKGLTLNCMDRKSEAYELVRLGLKNDLKSHVCWHVYGLLYRSDREYREAIKCYRNALRIDPDNIEILRDLSLLQAQMRDLTGFVETRQKLLSLKPNHRMNWIGFAVAHHLNSDGSKAVEILEAYEGTLDDDYPPDNERWEHGEMLLYKISLLEECGSLERAIEELRKKESKIVDKLTYKEQEVSLLVKLHRHEEGAELYKALLSINPDNYRYYEGLQKCVGLHAENGLSPSDIDQLDALYKSLEQQYTWSSAVKRIPLDFLQGEKFHEAVDNYIRPLLTKGVPSLFSDLSPLYDHPGKADILEKLILEVEHSLRISGGYPGRAEKEPPSTLMWTLFFLAQHYDRRGQYDVALSKIDEAIEHTPTVIDLYSVKSRILKHAGDLAAAATLADEARCMDLADRYINSECVKRMLQADQVASAEKTAVLFTKDGDQHNNLHDMQCMWYELASGESYFRQGDLGRALKKFLAVEKHYADITEDQFDFHSYCLRKMTLRAYVAMLKFQDRLHSHAYFHKAAAGAIRCYIKLFDSPSKSMAEEEEEMSKLPPSQRKKMRQKQKKAEARAKKEAEVRNEESSASSVSKSGKRHVKPVDPDPNGEKLLQVEDPLLEATKYLKLLQKHSLNSLETHLLSFEVNMRKKKILLALQAVKQLLRLDAENPDSHRCLVRFFHKVGTMTAPVTDTEKLVWSVLEAERPFISQLHEKNLTEANKIFFEKHKGSLMHRAAVAEMLFVLEPNKKHEAIKLIEDSTNNPAPINGALGPVKEWKLKDCIAVHKLLGAVLDDPDAALRWKVRCAQYFPCSTYFEGERSSAMSNSVYSQIAKKPANGDSSHPEGGNIADFVTSNGKLEAFKDLTV, from the exons atgggagCTTCTTTGCCTCCCAAAGAGGCTAACCTCTTCAAGCTCATCGTC AAATCATATGAAAGTAAACAGTACAAGAAGGGACTGAAGGCAGCAGATACTATCTTGAAGAAGTTTCCAGACCATGGAG AAACTTTATCCATGAAGGGTTTGACATTAAATTGCATGGATCGTAAATCTGAAGCATACGAACTGGTCCGACTTGGCCTAAAG AATGACCTTAAGAGTCATGTTTGCTGGCATGTTTATGGCCTCCTTTATCGATCTGACCGAGAGTATAGGGAGGCCATCAAATGCTATCGAAATGCATTGAGAATAGATCCAGACAATATTGAAATACTGAGGGACTTGTCACTCTTACAG GCTCAAATGCGGGACCTTACAGGTTTTGTTGAGACTAGACAGAAACTTCTATCCCTGAAACCAAATCATCGCATGAACTGGATTGGCTTTGCTGTTGCCCACCATTTGAACTCAGA TGGTTCAAAAGCAGTTGAAATTCTTGAAGCATATGAAGGGACACTTGATGATGATTATCCTCCAGATAATGAACGATGGGAGCATGGAGAAATGCTTTTGTATAAG ATCTCTTTATTAGAGGAATGTGGTTCTCTTGAGAGAGCTATCGAGGAGTTGCGTAAGAAAGAGTCAAAAATT GTTGATAAATTGACCTATAAAGAACAAGAGGTTTCTCTATTAGTGAAGCTTCATCGTCATGAAGAAGGTGCTGAATTGTACAAGGCATTGCTTTCTATTAATCCTGACAACTACAG ATATTATGAAGGTCTACAAAAATGTGTTGGGCTGCATGCGGAAAATGGCCTTTCTCCTTCTGATATTGATCAGTTGGATGCCTTGTACAAATCACTTGAGCAGCAGTACACTTGGTCATCAGCTGTTAAG AGAATACCACTTGATTTTCTCCAAGGTGAAAAGTTTCATGAAGCTGTAGATAATTACATTAGACCCCTCCTGACCAAG GGAGTTCCTTCGTTATTCTCAGATCTTTCACCACTATATGACCACCCTGGAAAG GCAGATATACTGGAGAAACTTATTCTCGAAGTGGAGCATTCTCTTAGGATAAGTGGGGGATACCCTGGGAG GGCAGAAAAAGAGCCTCCTTCAACACTTATGTGGACCTTGTTTTTCTTGGCTCAG CATTACGACAGACGGGGACAGTATGATGTTGCTCTGAGTAAAATTGACGAGGCTATAGAACACACTCCAACTGTGATTGATTTATATTCTGTCAAG AGTCGCATTTTGAAGCATGCTGGTGATTTGGCAGCTGCTGCCACTTTGGCAGATGAAGCTAGATGTATGGATCTTGCTGATCGATACATAAACAGTGAATGTGTCAAACGTATGCTACAGGCTGATCAG GTGGCTTCGGCTGAAAAAACTGCTGTTTTGTTTACAAAAGATGGGGATCAGCACAACAACCTTCATGACATGCAGTGCATGTG GTATGAACTTGCTTCTGGTGAGAGTTACTTCCGTCAAGGTGATCTTGGACGGgctttaaagaaatttttagcGGTGGAGAAGCACTATGCAGATATTACTGAAGACCAATTCGACTTCCATTCCTATTGTTTAAGGAAAATGACTCTACGAGCCTACGTGGCAATGCTTAAATTTCAAGATCGCTTGCATTCACATGCATATTTCCACAAAGCAGCGGCTGGAGCAATCAG ATGTTACATAAAATTGTTTGATTCTCCTTCGAAGTCAatggctgaagaagaagaagagatgtcAAAGTTGCCGCCTTCTCAGAGAAAGAAGATGAggcaaaaacagaaaaaggcaGAAGCCCGAGCTAAGAAA GAAGCCGAGGTGAGAAATGAAGAATCAAGTGCTAGTAGTGTTTCTAAGTCGGGTAAGCGGCATGTTAAACCTGTAGATCCAGATCCAAATGGGGAAAAGTTGTTGCAG gttgaAGATCCATTGTTGGAAGCTACAAAGTACTTGAAACTGCTTCAGAAACATTCGCTCAACTCTTTGGAGACACACTTGCTTTCTTTTGAAGTGAAtatgagaaagaagaaaattctgctCGCTCTTCAG GCTGTAAAGCAATTGCTCAGGTTGGATGCTGAAAACCCTGATTCCCATCGCTGCTTG GTTAGATTCTTCCATAAAGTGGGTACAATGACTGCTCCTGTGACTGATACTGAGAAACTTGTTTGGAGTGTCTTGGAAGCAGAGCGTCCATTCATTAG TCAATTGCATGAGAAAAATCTCACTGAAGCAAACaagattttctttgaaaaacatAAAG GTTCTTTAATGCATAGAGCTGCAGTGGCGGAAATGCTATTTGTTTTGGAACCTAACAAGAAACATGAGGCTATCAAATTAATTGAAGATTCAACCAACAACCCTGCACCAAT AAATGGAGCACTTGGACCAGTTAAGGAATGGAAACTCAAAGACTGCATTGCAGTCCACAAGCTCCTAGGAGCAGTTCTTGATGATCCTGATGCTGCATTGA